From Lemur catta isolate mLemCat1 chromosome 19, mLemCat1.pri, whole genome shotgun sequence, a single genomic window includes:
- the CXCL10 gene encoding C-X-C motif chemokine 10, whose translation MNQSAILIFCLIFLTLSGTQGMPLSRTVRCTCIKISNQPVNPKSLEKLEIIPASQSCPHVEIIATMKKKREKRCLNPESKAIKNLLKAVSRQRSKRSP comes from the exons ATGAACCAAAGTGCCATTCTTATTTTCTGCCTCATCTTTCTGACTCTGAGTGGCACTCAAG GAATGCCTCTCTCTAGAACTGTGCGCTGTACCTGCATCAAGATTAGTAATCAACCTGTTAATCCAAAGTCCTTAGAAAAACTTGAAATTATTCCTGCAAGTCAATCTTGTCCACATGTTGAGATCAT CGCCAcaatgaaaaagaagagggagaagagatgTCTGAATCCAGAATCTAAGGCCATCAAGAATTTGCTGAAAGCAGTTAGCAGGCAAAG GTCTAAAAGATCTCCTTAa
- the CXCL11 gene encoding C-X-C motif chemokine 11 yields the protein MNVKGMAIVLAVILYATIVQGFPMFKRGRCLCIGPGVKVVKVADIEKASIIYPSNNCDKTEVIITLKAQKGHRCLNPKSKQASLIIKEVERKNFLKYQNV from the exons ATGAATGTGAAGGGCATGGCTATAGTCTTGGCTGTGATACTCTATGCAACAATTGTTCAAG GCTTCCCCATGTTCAAAAGGGGACGTTGTCTTTGCATAGGCCCAGGAGTAAAAGTAGTGAAAGTGGCAGATATTGAGAAAGCCTCCATAATTTACCCAAGTAACAACTGTGACAAAACAGAAGTGAT TATAACCCTGAAAGCACAAAAAGGACACCGATGCCTAAATCCCAAATCAAAGCAAGCAAGCCTTATAATCAAG GAagttgaaagaaagaattttttaaaatatcaaaatgtataa